The Paenibacillus tianjinensis genome has a window encoding:
- a CDS encoding HNH endonuclease, translated as MTYEECHKIIDGVDHKLCNICIEWFPCNNDFYYLNSKNMMDGHYPYCKKCGVEKACRRQKEQGELALRYRKDHYQKNKESTLKTNKKWRDVNKDKVKDIIKKFYDQNPEKHKEYHDNHHKHIIDNHEWDECRIYFNFRCAYCGKTWEQNKKETKKGLHKEHVDDDGANDLSNCVPACRDCNSNKWCYDFESWYSEDNPIYSLDRKRKILKWINEDHKKYIINYEYKS; from the coding sequence ATGACTTATGAAGAGTGTCATAAAATTATTGATGGAGTAGATCACAAATTATGCAACATATGCATAGAGTGGTTTCCTTGTAATAATGATTTTTACTATTTAAACAGTAAAAATATGATGGATGGACATTATCCTTATTGTAAAAAATGCGGTGTTGAGAAGGCATGTAGAAGACAAAAAGAACAAGGAGAGTTAGCTTTACGATACAGAAAGGATCATTATCAAAAAAATAAGGAGTCTACATTAAAAACAAATAAAAAATGGAGAGATGTAAATAAAGATAAGGTTAAAGATATTATTAAAAAATTCTATGACCAAAATCCAGAAAAACACAAGGAATATCATGATAACCACCATAAACACATAATCGACAATCATGAATGGGATGAGTGCAGAATTTATTTTAATTTCCGTTGTGCTTATTGTGGGAAGACATGGGAACAAAATAAAAAAGAAACAAAGAAGGGTTTACATAAAGAACATGTTGATGATGATGGCGCAAACGACCTGAGCAATTGCGTTCCTGCTTGCAGAGACTGCAATAGTAACAAGTGGTGTTATGATTTTGAGAGTTGGTACTCCGAAGATAACCCAATTTACAGTTTAGATCGAAAGAGAAAGATACTCAAATGGATAAACGAAGATCACAAAAAATACATAATAAATTACGAATATAAATCTTGA
- a CDS encoding DNA-methyltransferase gives MSKKLLGSMELNRIYQIDCIEGMKFIPEKSVKLVIADPPYNIDIAEWDTWDNAKNYLEWCKKWVSEIARVMSDDACGFVWCSQTFMADIEMILREHFVIQNRIIWSYDNGQRMATKKLSMGYEPLFCFSKGKNFTFNLDEMRDGVIWEGKRTKKHKNGHVTVTTPHPLGRRPLDVWNVARLTGGAKNGHPSPKPEKLVDRLIRGYSNEEDIVLDPFMGSGTTAIMAKHNKRYFIGFEKEHKYIELANQRLESTYNEKGDIEIIQKEN, from the coding sequence TATCAAATAGACTGCATTGAGGGCATGAAATTTATTCCAGAAAAATCTGTAAAATTAGTCATTGCGGACCCACCATATAATATAGATATAGCGGAGTGGGATACATGGGATAATGCAAAAAACTATCTAGAATGGTGTAAGAAATGGGTTAGTGAAATTGCTAGAGTAATGTCTGATGATGCATGTGGATTTGTTTGGTGTTCTCAAACATTTATGGCTGACATAGAAATGATTCTTAGAGAACACTTTGTAATTCAAAATAGAATTATCTGGAGCTATGATAACGGCCAAAGAATGGCTACAAAAAAACTATCTATGGGATACGAACCTCTATTTTGTTTTAGCAAAGGTAAAAACTTCACATTCAATTTAGATGAAATGAGAGACGGTGTGATTTGGGAAGGAAAGAGAACGAAAAAACATAAAAACGGACATGTTACAGTGACAACACCACACCCGCTTGGAAGAAGACCATTGGATGTTTGGAATGTTGCACGTTTGACTGGTGGGGCAAAAAATGGTCATCCCTCACCTAAACCAGAGAAATTGGTTGATAGATTAATTCGAGGATATAGTAATGAAGAAGACATAGTTCTAGATCCGTTTATGGGTAGTGGGACTACGGCAATCATGGCTAAACATAATAAAAGATATTTTATAGGATTTGAAAAGGAACATAAATACATAGAATTAGCAAACCAAAGACTTGAAAGCACATATAATGAAAAAGGTGACATCGAAATAATCCAAAAGGAGAATTAA
- a CDS encoding AAA family ATPase, which produces MAKLIMLAGLPGSGKGLYAEGLSVNENAKILSSDNIRVELCGNEDCQDKNTEVFELLYKRAKEHLNNNKNVVIDATNISSKRRIHNVGEFKKHVLECHYLDTPFGICLQRDRNRSRTVGYGVIDRMYKSLQVPSLNEGWNDIKYVHTHTEAKVDSLKDYFESVITQECSYSEMFYEAFQGAKIFENISDLPQDSSYHRLSVSRHTYHVWEHVLNNYEGKEKLVMLWAALLHDIGKLHCKDFREGSRYANFIGHENVSAQLACNFLSWIGYEDNFVSKVVELVQFHMKLLSIGESEKGIEKLRRLVGEDVLLMLKSLREADELAH; this is translated from the coding sequence TTGGCTAAGTTGATAATGCTTGCAGGATTGCCGGGATCAGGTAAGGGGCTTTATGCGGAAGGATTAAGTGTTAATGAAAATGCCAAAATCTTATCTTCAGACAATATTAGGGTTGAATTATGTGGCAATGAGGATTGTCAAGATAAGAATACAGAGGTGTTTGAATTACTTTATAAAAGAGCAAAAGAACACTTAAACAATAATAAAAATGTGGTAATAGATGCAACTAATATAAGTAGTAAAAGAAGAATTCATAATGTAGGTGAGTTTAAAAAACATGTATTGGAATGCCACTACCTAGACACACCATTCGGAATCTGCCTACAAAGAGATAGGAATCGTTCAAGAACAGTTGGTTATGGGGTAATCGATAGAATGTATAAATCTTTACAGGTTCCATCTCTAAATGAGGGATGGAATGATATTAAGTATGTCCACACTCATACTGAAGCAAAAGTTGACTCTCTTAAAGATTACTTTGAATCAGTCATTACTCAAGAATGTAGCTACAGCGAAATGTTCTACGAGGCATTTCAGGGGGCCAAAATATTTGAAAATATCTCTGATTTGCCACAGGATTCGTCTTATCATCGACTAAGTGTAAGCAGACATACCTATCATGTATGGGAACACGTTTTAAATAACTATGAAGGAAAAGAGAAGTTAGTAATGTTGTGGGCGGCATTATTGCATGATATAGGGAAGCTACATTGTAAAGACTTTAGAGAGGGATCAAGATATGCAAACTTCATCGGTCATGAAAATGTTAGCGCTCAACTCGCCTGTAATTTTCTAAGTTGGATAGGATATGAAGATAATTTTGTATCTAAAGTTGTAGAGTTAGTTCAATTTCATATGAAACTGTTGAGTATAGGAGAGAGCGAAAAAGGTATTGAAAAACTGAGAAGATTGGTTGGAGAAGATGTTTTGTTGATGCTAAAAAGTCTTAGAGAAGCTGACGAATTAGCTCATTAA
- a CDS encoding siphovirus Gp157 family protein produces the protein MPALYTLGEQYRVFNQYVDAAWDSEDLTEDDLQSYIDTLESIEDEINSKVENITKFMKNIEGDIEAFKAEEARLARKRKYLENKHKGLKTYMQSVLEVNNIDKVNAGTFKVSIHKTNPSVGIIDEKLIPDTFKIPQEAKLDSKALLAALKKLKDGETIDGAVLVTDKKHIRIS, from the coding sequence ATGCCAGCACTTTATACTTTAGGGGAGCAATATCGAGTTTTTAATCAGTATGTGGACGCAGCTTGGGACAGTGAGGATCTTACAGAGGATGATTTACAGTCTTATATCGACACTCTTGAATCAATCGAAGATGAAATCAATAGTAAAGTAGAGAATATCACCAAATTTATGAAAAACATTGAGGGAGACATTGAAGCATTTAAGGCAGAAGAGGCTCGACTTGCTAGGAAGCGTAAATACCTGGAGAATAAACATAAGGGTCTTAAAACATATATGCAGAGTGTTCTAGAGGTTAATAATATAGACAAGGTGAATGCCGGAACATTTAAGGTAAGCATACATAAGACAAATCCATCTGTTGGTATTATTGATGAGAAATTAATCCCCGATACATTCAAAATCCCACAAGAGGCAAAACTGGATTCTAAAGCATTGTTGGCAGCACTAAAGAAACTTAAAGATGGAGAGACTATTGACGGTGCAGTACTTGTGACGGATAAAAAACACATTAGAATTAGCTAG
- a CDS encoding RNA ligase: protein MSWNPVLNLVIEIKNTYYKKFGNYGSYIFEDWLIKLNENKYNNIFECLQFNQSEEILLIRYGLAEMQKGMWEDVDSVYRECRSVVINLKDEELVLTPFRKFFNLNEVAENMVEVVSKSIQEAKNFEVADKLDGSMQSARWYKGRVFMCGSMAISEKSSWRLEDGYSMLNDNYINMIKDNPDLTFIFEYISIKDAHVVIYEKSKEGLHLIGIRNTLTGEQYNYSDVLKMANKYNVSAVSLESITLDEMLTKMKELKSHEKEGWILNIDGHLIKMKCDDYVNIHRILDSVSSVNVIIRAIADNEYDDLISKIPEKYREKTEKIANLIFDHVHNINSQINYHYNLAPKENKKEFMIYVSNNVPDGLAAYVREKYLGRLSSILKSENRNMVSYRRLSDLGLTDKYNSLFDEGDEQVG, encoded by the coding sequence ATGAGTTGGAATCCAGTTTTGAACTTGGTGATAGAAATAAAAAATACATACTATAAGAAGTTTGGGAACTATGGTTCATATATTTTTGAAGATTGGTTGATTAAACTTAATGAGAATAAATATAATAATATATTTGAATGTTTACAGTTTAACCAATCAGAAGAAATCCTCTTGATTCGCTATGGATTAGCAGAGATGCAAAAAGGAATGTGGGAGGATGTAGATTCTGTTTATAGGGAATGTCGAAGTGTTGTAATTAATCTTAAAGATGAAGAATTGGTGCTAACTCCGTTTAGAAAATTCTTTAACTTAAATGAAGTTGCTGAAAATATGGTCGAAGTTGTTTCTAAGAGTATTCAGGAAGCCAAAAACTTTGAGGTAGCTGACAAACTAGATGGATCAATGCAAAGTGCCAGATGGTACAAAGGCAGAGTGTTTATGTGTGGTAGTATGGCTATTTCAGAAAAAAGTTCTTGGAGACTTGAAGATGGATATTCGATGCTTAATGATAATTATATAAATATGATCAAAGATAATCCGGATTTAACATTCATCTTTGAATACATTTCTATAAAAGACGCCCATGTTGTTATTTATGAAAAATCAAAAGAAGGACTTCATCTAATAGGTATTAGAAATACACTAACGGGAGAGCAGTATAATTATAGCGATGTACTTAAAATGGCTAATAAGTATAATGTGTCTGCTGTTAGTCTAGAATCAATTACTCTTGATGAGATGTTAACAAAGATGAAAGAATTAAAATCTCATGAAAAAGAAGGATGGATTCTAAACATTGACGGTCATTTGATTAAAATGAAATGTGATGATTACGTTAATATTCATAGAATTTTGGATAGTGTATCATCTGTAAATGTAATTATCAGAGCAATTGCCGACAATGAATATGATGATTTGATTTCTAAAATTCCAGAGAAATATAGAGAAAAAACCGAAAAGATTGCCAACTTAATTTTTGATCATGTACATAATATAAATTCACAGATCAATTATCACTACAACTTGGCTCCAAAAGAGAATAAGAAAGAGTTCATGATTTATGTTAGCAATAATGTTCCAGATGGATTGGCGGCGTATGTTAGAGAAAAGTACCTGGGAAGATTGAGCAGCATTCTTAAATCAGAAAATAGGAATATGGTGTCTTATCGCAGATTGAGTGACTTAGGGCTTACTGATAAATACAACTCACTATTTGATGAAGGAGATGAACAAGTTGGCTAA